Proteins from a single region of Nocardiopsis dassonvillei subsp. dassonvillei DSM 43111:
- a CDS encoding TetR/AcrR family transcriptional regulator: MTNEDRRTLRTRAALRAAFVAQVLEHGYAGVRVEHIAAAADTGRATFYTHFRDKEALYDHVVEVVLAELRERMTPADWEGVGFTGRPVAELFRHAAEQPDVYRLILRGEGDGRGLRALVEAWTTAAHDIFAERARTQRISPRVDLRVIARAWVGEQVSVLLWWLELPAPRPGAEQVVETLVELSRRGRYWATGFDSVPT; the protein is encoded by the coding sequence ATGACAAACGAGGATCGACGGACCCTGCGCACGCGGGCCGCACTGCGGGCGGCGTTCGTCGCCCAGGTGCTCGAACACGGATACGCCGGGGTCAGGGTGGAGCACATCGCCGCGGCGGCCGACACCGGGAGGGCGACGTTCTACACGCACTTCCGCGACAAGGAGGCCCTCTACGACCACGTGGTCGAGGTCGTCCTGGCCGAGCTGCGGGAGCGGATGACCCCGGCGGACTGGGAGGGCGTCGGGTTCACCGGGCGGCCGGTGGCCGAGCTCTTCCGCCACGCGGCCGAGCAGCCCGACGTCTACCGGCTGATCCTGCGGGGCGAGGGCGACGGCCGCGGCCTGCGGGCCCTGGTCGAGGCGTGGACCACGGCGGCCCACGACATCTTCGCCGAGCGGGCGCGGACCCAGCGGATCAGCCCGCGGGTGGACCTGCGCGTCATCGCGCGAGCCTGGGTCGGAGAGCAGGTCTCGGTGCTCCTGTGGTGGCTGGAGCTGCCCGCGCCGCGCCCCGGGGCCGAACAGGTGGTGGAGACGCTGGTCGAGCTGTCCCGGCGCGGACGCTACTGGGCGACGGGTTTCGACTCGGTTCCCACGTAG
- a CDS encoding class I adenylate-forming enzyme family protein: MNLGGYLTRSASYWPEAQALVSGDRRWSYRDLEQEANRLASALLARGYGLGIAVATLAGNRGELVVAEMAVCKAGCLRVPISARLAAAEVEHVLLDARVRLILVDGANLGAVREIVDGRALDCLVVAFDDGADAPLTYTALLAEGDPAPVAVDLDPHAPAVLNFTSGSTGTLKAAVQTVENRLSNMRKLAMNPQGSVGPDSVYLAPGPITHASGMGILGCFFRGATVVVLPSFDAEAYLDALEREGVTHTFLVPVMLNLVLASPTAGRRDLSRLRSVTVGGAPVSPARLRGAVELFGPVVNQGYGQGETTSAITFLTSEDVVRGIESDPELLLSCGRPVFDTEVRVVDDGGEPLPAGEVGQIVARGPDCVREYFHAAEATAETFRDGWVYTGDLGFQRPDGYLFIVDRQKDMIISGGYNVYCTEVEAALYEHPAVFEVCVVGAPDERWGETVKAFVALRPGAGASGEELREFCATRLSRVKLPRVVEFVQQLPRNRNGKIDRRALRQREWAGTERKVG; the protein is encoded by the coding sequence GTGAACCTTGGTGGCTACCTCACCCGAAGCGCGTCCTACTGGCCGGAGGCGCAGGCCCTGGTGTCCGGGGACCGGCGCTGGAGCTACCGTGATCTCGAACAGGAGGCCAACCGGCTCGCCTCCGCCCTGCTCGCGCGCGGTTACGGCCTCGGCATCGCCGTCGCCACCCTCGCGGGCAACCGTGGCGAACTGGTCGTCGCCGAGATGGCCGTCTGCAAGGCGGGGTGCCTGCGCGTGCCGATCAGCGCCCGACTGGCGGCGGCCGAGGTCGAACACGTCCTCCTGGACGCGCGGGTGCGGCTGATCCTCGTCGACGGGGCCAACCTCGGCGCGGTGCGCGAGATCGTCGACGGGCGCGCGCTCGACTGCCTCGTCGTCGCCTTCGACGACGGGGCCGACGCGCCCCTGACCTACACCGCCCTCCTCGCCGAGGGCGACCCCGCCCCGGTGGCCGTGGACCTCGACCCCCACGCTCCGGCGGTGCTGAACTTCACCTCCGGTTCCACCGGCACCCTCAAGGCGGCCGTCCAGACGGTCGAGAACCGCCTGTCCAACATGCGCAAGCTGGCGATGAACCCCCAGGGCTCGGTCGGGCCGGACTCGGTCTACCTCGCACCCGGCCCCATCACCCACGCCAGCGGCATGGGCATCCTCGGCTGCTTCTTCCGCGGCGCCACGGTCGTGGTGCTCCCGTCCTTCGACGCCGAGGCCTACCTCGACGCCCTCGAACGCGAGGGCGTCACCCACACCTTCCTGGTGCCGGTGATGCTCAACCTGGTGCTGGCCTCACCGACCGCGGGGCGCCGGGACCTGTCCCGGCTGCGCAGCGTCACGGTCGGCGGCGCGCCGGTGAGCCCCGCGCGCCTGCGCGGTGCCGTCGAGCTGTTCGGACCCGTGGTCAACCAGGGCTACGGGCAGGGGGAGACCACGAGCGCCATCACCTTCCTCACCTCGGAGGACGTGGTGCGGGGGATCGAGTCCGACCCCGAGCTGCTGCTCTCCTGCGGGCGCCCGGTCTTCGACACGGAGGTCCGTGTGGTCGACGACGGGGGAGAACCGCTGCCCGCGGGCGAGGTGGGCCAGATCGTGGCGCGGGGGCCCGACTGCGTGCGGGAGTACTTCCACGCCGCGGAGGCCACGGCCGAGACCTTCCGCGACGGCTGGGTGTACACCGGCGACCTCGGCTTCCAGCGTCCGGACGGCTACCTGTTCATCGTGGACCGCCAGAAGGACATGATCATCTCCGGCGGCTACAACGTCTACTGCACCGAGGTGGAGGCCGCCCTCTACGAACACCCCGCCGTCTTCGAGGTGTGCGTGGTGGGCGCCCCGGACGAACGGTGGGGGGAGACCGTCAAGGCGTTCGTGGCGCTCCGACCCGGCGCCGGGGCCAGCGGGGAGGAACTGCGCGAGTTCTGCGCGACCCGGCTGTCCCGGGTCAAGCTCCCGCGCGTCGTCGAGTTCGTCCAGCAGCTCCCGCGCAACCGCAACGGCAAGATCGACCGCCGCGCCCTTCGCCAGCGCGAGTGGGCGGGCACCGAACGAAAGGTGGGGTGA
- a CDS encoding acyl-CoA dehydrogenase family protein encodes MLRPGHHDNPRLDALVTGLRDYLSGELADYEEELGLTPEAELRRSMLEPVWRRSRELGFYGVHLPEHLGGQGLSHTELAALKEEVGASGRVLATSVLGDMGGPLRIGAIFEHATEYQTEKYLLPVVRAERACCFSMTEDDAGSDVRRMRTTATPVAGGYRVTGHKVFSTGGTFADFSILVARLDSSDDRYCAFFVDLDSPGCRVTPGRTPLSGQNIESDVVLQDCFVPSENLLGEEGQGLRIALGRVTTNRLLHCPTALGAARRAIRLALDFAATRQVSGGLLIEKQAIQHKLADMATDFYAARSMTYDALAALDAGERPRVESFMCKLFVAERAFAIADQAMQIHGKAGMVRGAPVDVIWRQLRMFRVLTGASEIQRNGIIRELARAEGAPA; translated from the coding sequence ATGCTGCGACCGGGCCACCACGACAATCCGCGCCTCGACGCGCTGGTCACCGGGCTCCGGGACTACCTGTCCGGAGAGCTCGCCGACTACGAGGAGGAACTCGGACTGACCCCCGAGGCCGAGCTGCGCCGGTCCATGCTGGAACCGGTGTGGCGGCGCAGCCGCGAACTCGGCTTCTACGGCGTCCACCTGCCCGAGCACCTCGGCGGACAGGGACTGTCCCACACGGAACTGGCGGCGCTCAAGGAGGAGGTGGGCGCCTCCGGCCGCGTGCTGGCCACGAGCGTGCTCGGCGACATGGGCGGACCGCTGCGGATCGGCGCGATCTTCGAGCACGCCACCGAGTACCAGACGGAGAAGTACCTGCTCCCGGTCGTCAGGGCCGAGCGCGCGTGCTGCTTCTCCATGACCGAGGACGACGCGGGCTCCGACGTGCGCCGTATGCGCACGACCGCGACCCCGGTCGCCGGCGGCTACCGCGTCACCGGGCACAAGGTGTTCAGCACCGGCGGCACCTTCGCGGACTTCTCGATCCTGGTCGCCCGCCTGGACTCCTCCGACGACCGGTACTGCGCGTTCTTCGTCGACCTGGACTCCCCGGGCTGTCGCGTCACACCCGGCAGGACGCCCCTGTCGGGCCAGAACATCGAGAGCGACGTCGTCCTCCAGGACTGTTTCGTCCCCTCGGAGAACCTGCTCGGCGAGGAGGGGCAGGGCCTGCGCATCGCCCTCGGCCGGGTCACGACGAACCGGCTGCTCCACTGCCCCACCGCGCTCGGCGCGGCCCGGCGGGCCATCCGCCTGGCCCTGGACTTCGCCGCCACGCGCCAGGTGTCCGGCGGACTCCTCATCGAGAAGCAGGCGATCCAGCACAAGCTCGCCGACATGGCCACGGACTTCTACGCCGCCCGTTCGATGACCTACGACGCCCTCGCCGCGCTCGACGCGGGGGAGCGGCCCCGGGTGGAGTCCTTCATGTGCAAGCTGTTCGTGGCCGAGCGCGCGTTCGCCATCGCGGACCAGGCGATGCAGATCCACGGCAAGGCCGGGATGGTGCGCGGCGCCCCGGTGGACGTGATCTGGCGGCAGCTGCGCATGTTCCGCGTGCTGACCGGCGCGTCGGAGATCCAGCGCAACGGCATCATCCGCGAACTCGCCAGAGCCGAGGGGGCCCCGGCATGA
- a CDS encoding alkyl/aryl-sulfatase, producing MTDAKPPERDLPAEDGQDTRDAERGFLGTLEPARVTDAAGRVVYDADAYAFLDAPAPATANPSLWRQSRLAARHGLFEVTEGIYQVRGFDLANMTLVEGDSGVIVIDTLTSTETAAAALALYRSHRGDRPVTGVVLTHPHADHFGGAGAVLADAADDVPVLAPEGFMEHAVSENVYAGPAMARRSGFMYGTALEASATGHLGCGLGQRLATGTIGLVEPTESITRTGQVRVVDGVEIEFQLTPGTEAPAEMNMYFPARRALCLAENAVHTMHNIITLRGAQVRDARQWARYLTEALQLFGGRSDVAFATHHWPTWGADRIEGFLTGQRDLYAYLHDQTVRLINRGLTPREIAEELTLPPALDRQWANRGYYGSLSHNVKGVYQRYLGWFDGNPAHLWEHPPVEEARRWIGLLGGVDRALAHADALVEEGDLRFAATLLNHAVFAEPYHSGVRQRLADVYTALGHGCENATWRNYYLTGAGELLHGPGAARRSGGSRLLAALDVGQLLDSLAVRVDGPAAWELDLRIDLCLDNDDALWHLRLANGVLVHFRDPDPDPRAQLTLTTTRGRLVAVMTGRGWEELEYEGDLRVLRALLDVLGAPDPAFDVVRP from the coding sequence ATGACCGACGCGAAGCCACCGGAGCGGGACCTTCCCGCCGAGGACGGGCAGGACACGCGCGACGCCGAACGCGGCTTCCTGGGGACTCTGGAGCCCGCACGCGTCACCGACGCCGCCGGACGCGTCGTGTACGACGCCGACGCCTACGCCTTCCTGGACGCACCGGCGCCCGCGACGGCGAACCCGAGCCTGTGGCGGCAGAGCCGGCTCGCGGCCAGGCACGGCCTGTTCGAGGTCACCGAGGGGATCTACCAGGTCCGCGGGTTCGACCTGGCCAACATGACCCTGGTCGAGGGCGACTCCGGCGTCATCGTGATCGACACGCTGACCTCGACCGAGACCGCGGCCGCGGCGCTGGCGCTCTACCGGTCCCACCGGGGCGACCGGCCGGTCACGGGCGTGGTCCTCACCCATCCGCACGCCGACCACTTCGGCGGTGCGGGCGCCGTCCTCGCGGACGCGGCCGACGACGTCCCGGTGCTCGCGCCCGAGGGCTTCATGGAGCACGCGGTCTCCGAGAACGTCTACGCCGGTCCGGCGATGGCCCGGCGGTCGGGTTTCATGTACGGCACCGCGCTCGAAGCCTCCGCCACGGGGCACCTGGGCTGCGGCCTGGGGCAGCGCCTGGCCACCGGCACGATCGGACTGGTCGAGCCCACCGAGTCGATCACCCGGACCGGCCAGGTCCGCGTGGTCGACGGCGTGGAGATCGAGTTCCAGCTCACGCCGGGGACGGAGGCGCCGGCCGAGATGAACATGTACTTCCCCGCTCGGCGGGCGCTGTGCCTGGCCGAGAACGCCGTGCACACGATGCACAACATCATCACGCTGAGGGGCGCCCAGGTCCGCGACGCCCGGCAGTGGGCGCGCTACCTCACCGAAGCCCTCCAGCTCTTCGGCGGCCGCTCCGACGTCGCCTTCGCCACCCACCACTGGCCCACCTGGGGCGCCGACCGGATCGAGGGGTTCCTGACCGGGCAGCGCGACCTCTACGCCTACCTGCACGACCAGACGGTGCGCCTGATCAACCGGGGCCTCACCCCCCGCGAGATCGCGGAGGAGCTGACGCTGCCGCCCGCCCTGGACCGGCAGTGGGCCAACCGCGGCTACTACGGGTCGCTGAGCCACAACGTCAAGGGCGTCTACCAGCGCTACCTCGGCTGGTTCGACGGCAACCCCGCCCACCTGTGGGAACACCCGCCGGTCGAGGAGGCCAGGCGGTGGATCGGCCTGCTCGGCGGTGTCGACCGGGCGCTCGCGCACGCGGACGCCCTCGTCGAGGAGGGCGACCTGCGCTTCGCGGCCACCCTGCTCAACCACGCGGTCTTCGCCGAGCCCTACCACAGCGGGGTGCGGCAGCGGCTGGCCGACGTCTACACCGCGCTCGGCCACGGCTGTGAGAACGCGACGTGGCGCAACTACTACCTCACCGGAGCCGGGGAACTCCTCCACGGCCCCGGGGCCGCGCGCCGCTCCGGCGGCTCCCGGCTGCTGGCGGCCCTCGACGTCGGGCAGCTGCTCGACTCCCTCGCCGTGCGGGTCGACGGGCCCGCGGCCTGGGAACTCGACCTGCGCATCGACCTGTGCCTCGACAACGACGACGCCCTGTGGCACCTGCGTCTGGCCAACGGCGTGCTCGTGCACTTTCGCGACCCCGACCCCGACCCGCGGGCCCAGCTGACGCTCACCACGACCAGGGGACGGCTGGTCGCCGTCATGACGGGCCGAGGGTGGGAGGAGCTCGAGTACGAGGGCGACCTCCGGGTACTCCGGGCGCTGCTCGACGTGCTGGGGGCGCCTGACCCCGCCTTCGACGTCGTACGGCCCTGA
- a CDS encoding carboxymuconolactone decarboxylase family protein — MRAERPYIDKEHPEVYGAMLKAAAASRTAAREAGLGDDTIELVNIRVSQINGCPTCLSVHLPKARKAGVKQGALDVLPAWREAGLFTDEQRAALELAESLTVLDPTVDRQAVNARAAAHLTTAQISAVEWTTTLINAFNRISIASGHPVLGQ, encoded by the coding sequence GTGAGAGCGGAGCGCCCCTACATCGACAAGGAGCACCCCGAGGTCTACGGGGCGATGCTCAAGGCGGCGGCGGCCTCCAGAACCGCGGCGCGGGAGGCGGGCCTGGGCGACGACACCATCGAACTGGTCAACATCCGGGTGTCCCAGATCAACGGGTGTCCGACCTGCCTGAGCGTCCACCTCCCCAAGGCGCGCAAGGCGGGGGTGAAGCAGGGCGCCCTGGACGTGCTGCCCGCCTGGCGCGAGGCCGGGCTGTTCACCGACGAGCAGAGGGCCGCGCTCGAACTGGCGGAGTCGTTGACGGTGCTCGATCCGACCGTCGACCGGCAGGCCGTCAACGCTCGCGCGGCGGCCCATCTGACCACCGCCCAGATCTCCGCGGTGGAGTGGACGACCACGCTCATCAACGCGTTCAACCGGATCTCGATCGCCAGCGGCCACCCGGTGCTCGGGCAGTAG
- a CDS encoding GNAT family N-acetyltransferase, with the protein MTEPRTDRTGAVVHVALDEARAVSAYTVSLEDGTPAGRADFVDPPQAPGERVFFHTEVAPEFGGRGLAGLLVGEALADSARRNLTVVPVCPLFAKHLREHGDEYTARGGRFRRPRPADLALVKETVEGGGA; encoded by the coding sequence GTGACAGAGCCGCGAACAGACAGGACCGGCGCCGTCGTCCACGTCGCGCTGGACGAGGCACGCGCCGTCAGCGCCTACACCGTGAGTCTGGAGGACGGCACCCCCGCCGGGCGCGCGGACTTCGTCGACCCGCCCCAGGCACCCGGCGAGCGCGTCTTCTTCCACACCGAGGTCGCACCGGAGTTCGGCGGCCGGGGTCTGGCCGGGCTACTGGTCGGTGAGGCGCTGGCCGACAGCGCTCGCCGCAACCTCACCGTCGTCCCCGTGTGCCCGCTCTTCGCCAAGCACCTGCGGGAGCACGGCGACGAGTACACGGCCCGGGGCGGACGGTTCCGTCGGCCCAGGCCGGCCGACCTCGCCCTGGTCAAGGAGACCGTCGAGGGGGGCGGCGCGTGA
- a CDS encoding LLM class flavin-dependent oxidoreductase gives MQFGIFTVGDVTTDPTTGRTPTEAERVKAMVTIALKAEEVGLDVFATGEHHNPPFVASSPTTMLGYIAAKTDRLILSTSTTLITTNDPVKIAEDFAMLQHLADGRVDLMMGRGNTGPVYPWFGQDIRQGIPLALENYNLLHRLWREDVVDWEGKFRTPLQGFTSTPRPLDGVPPFVWHGSIRSPEIAEQAAFYGDGFFHNNIFWPATHTKKLISLYRRRFEHYGHGRAEQAVVGLGGQVFMRKNSQDAVREFRPYFDHHPLMGGGPSLEEYMDQTPLTVGSPQQVIDRTLAFRDSFGHYQRQLFNVDGVGTPLKTVLEQIDVLGEEVVPVLREEFAAGRPAHVPDAPTHASLLSARDTGNASATATG, from the coding sequence ATGCAGTTCGGGATCTTCACCGTCGGTGACGTGACCACCGACCCCACCACCGGCCGTACGCCGACCGAGGCCGAGCGCGTCAAGGCGATGGTGACCATCGCGCTCAAGGCCGAGGAGGTCGGCCTGGACGTCTTCGCCACCGGCGAGCACCACAACCCGCCCTTCGTGGCCTCCTCACCGACCACGATGCTCGGCTACATCGCGGCCAAAACGGACAGGCTCATCCTGTCCACCTCCACCACGCTGATCACCACCAACGACCCGGTCAAGATCGCCGAGGACTTCGCCATGCTCCAGCACCTGGCCGACGGCCGGGTGGACCTGATGATGGGCCGCGGCAACACCGGCCCCGTCTACCCCTGGTTCGGCCAGGACATCCGCCAGGGCATCCCGCTGGCGCTGGAGAACTACAACCTGCTGCACCGGCTCTGGCGCGAGGACGTGGTGGACTGGGAGGGCAAGTTCCGCACCCCCCTGCAGGGCTTCACCTCCACCCCCCGCCCCCTGGACGGGGTGCCCCCCTTCGTCTGGCACGGCTCCATCCGCAGCCCCGAGATCGCCGAGCAGGCCGCCTTCTACGGTGACGGCTTCTTCCACAACAACATCTTCTGGCCCGCCACGCACACCAAGAAGCTCATCTCGCTCTACCGCCGCCGCTTCGAGCACTACGGCCACGGCAGGGCCGAACAGGCCGTCGTCGGCCTGGGCGGACAGGTGTTCATGCGCAAGAACTCCCAGGACGCGGTGAGGGAGTTCCGCCCCTACTTCGACCACCACCCCCTGATGGGCGGCGGACCGTCGCTGGAGGAGTACATGGACCAGACCCCGCTGACCGTCGGCAGCCCCCAGCAGGTCATCGACAGGACCCTCGCCTTCCGTGACAGCTTCGGCCACTACCAGCGCCAGCTGTTCAACGTCGACGGCGTCGGGACACCCCTGAAGACGGTCCTGGAGCAGATCGACGTCCTCGGCGAGGAGGTCGTGCCGGTGCTGCGCGAGGAGTTCGCCGCCGGGCGGCCCGCGCACGTGCCCGACGCGCCCACCCACGCCTCGCTGCTCTCCGCCCGCGACACCGGAAACGCCTCCGCGACAGCGACGGGCTGA
- a CDS encoding MarR family winged helix-turn-helix transcriptional regulator, whose translation MNETPRWLEADEKAAWDGFIRMQETLIGRLSRHLQADSGMSASDYVVLVNLTATDDGRMRFLELAKMVNWEKSRMSHQVRRMAKRGLVAREECPDDARGAFIVATPAGYAAIEEAAPLHVEHVRRLFVDALTPNQLRTFARLSHRVVDHMQKQPD comes from the coding sequence ATGAACGAGACGCCGCGCTGGCTGGAGGCGGACGAGAAGGCCGCTTGGGACGGCTTCATCCGCATGCAGGAGACGCTCATCGGGCGGCTGTCCCGTCACCTCCAGGCCGACTCCGGGATGTCCGCCTCCGACTACGTCGTGCTCGTCAACCTCACCGCGACGGACGACGGCAGGATGCGCTTCCTGGAACTGGCCAAAATGGTGAACTGGGAGAAGAGCCGGATGTCCCACCAGGTCCGGCGGATGGCCAAGCGCGGGCTCGTGGCCAGGGAGGAATGCCCCGACGACGCACGCGGGGCGTTCATCGTCGCCACCCCGGCCGGATACGCGGCGATCGAGGAGGCCGCGCCCCTGCACGTCGAGCACGTCCGCCGCCTGTTCGTCGACGCCCTGACCCCCAACCAGCTCAGGACGTTCGCCCGGCTCTCCCACCGCGTCGTGGACCACATGCAGAAGCAGCCGGACTGA
- a CDS encoding DUF5996 family protein: protein MTSPSATNWPSLRVSDWTPTRDTLHMWTQIVGKIRMAHAPLINHWWQVTLYVSPRGLTTSAVPYGTGAFEIEFDFVDHQLRIRSSDGGERSFALRPMPVAEFYTRIMDMLGRLGIEAPIRPSPNEVEPAIPFAEDHEHASYDGEAAALFWRQLLQANRVIGEFRSHFVGKVSPVHFFWGAMDLACTRFSGRTAPPHPGGAPNCGDWVMVEGYSRELSSCGFWPGGGEEGAFYSYAYPAPDGFADQPVGPEGAYYSTEFQQFLLPYEAARTAPDPDRAVAEFLRTTYEAAANLGNWDRSALEDDPLRWQGTPAS from the coding sequence ATGACCAGCCCTTCAGCCACGAACTGGCCGAGCCTGCGGGTCTCGGACTGGACCCCCACCCGCGACACCCTGCACATGTGGACCCAGATCGTGGGCAAGATCCGCATGGCCCACGCTCCGCTGATCAACCACTGGTGGCAGGTGACCCTCTACGTCAGCCCGCGCGGGTTGACGACCTCGGCCGTCCCGTACGGCACGGGGGCCTTCGAGATCGAGTTCGACTTCGTCGACCACCAGCTCCGGATCCGCAGCAGCGACGGCGGCGAGCGGAGCTTCGCGCTACGGCCGATGCCGGTCGCCGAGTTCTACACCCGGATCATGGACATGCTCGGCCGACTCGGGATCGAGGCACCGATCCGGCCGAGTCCCAACGAGGTCGAGCCCGCGATCCCCTTCGCCGAGGACCACGAGCACGCCTCCTACGACGGGGAGGCGGCCGCCCTGTTCTGGCGTCAGCTGCTCCAGGCGAACCGGGTGATCGGCGAGTTCCGGTCGCACTTCGTGGGCAAGGTCAGCCCGGTGCACTTCTTCTGGGGAGCGATGGACCTGGCCTGCACCCGCTTCTCCGGGCGGACGGCCCCGCCCCACCCGGGCGGAGCGCCCAACTGCGGGGACTGGGTCATGGTGGAGGGCTACTCCCGGGAGCTGTCCAGCTGCGGCTTCTGGCCCGGCGGCGGCGAGGAGGGCGCCTTCTACTCCTACGCCTACCCCGCACCCGACGGGTTCGCCGACCAGCCGGTGGGCCCCGAGGGCGCGTACTACAGCACCGAGTTCCAGCAGTTCCTGCTGCCCTACGAGGCCGCCCGCACCGCGCCCGACCCCGACCGCGCGGTGGCCGAGTTCCTGCGCACCACCTACGAGGCCGCCGCGAACCTCGGGAACTGGGACCGCTCCGCGCTGGAGGACGACCCCCTGCGGTGGCAGGGCACCCCCGCGTCCTGA
- a CDS encoding hydrolase, whose translation MSTKAKNGLQALLTPEESILVLIDHQPFQFANLNSHEPSMVVNNTVGLAKAAKAFGVPTILTTVLEERGGYLIQELQDVFPEQKPIDRTFINTWEDERVVDAVKETGRKKVVMAGLWTEICLAMPAIQAAGEGFEVFAVTDASGGATAESHDMAVRRMVQAGVAPITWLAVAGEWQRDWAREETMQGMVDVLTQHGGATGIAFAWETQMLASRAANGA comes from the coding sequence GTGAGCACCAAGGCCAAGAACGGACTCCAGGCGCTGCTGACGCCGGAGGAGAGCATCCTCGTCCTGATCGACCACCAGCCGTTCCAGTTCGCCAACCTCAACAGCCACGAGCCGTCCATGGTCGTCAACAACACCGTCGGCCTCGCCAAGGCCGCCAAGGCGTTCGGCGTTCCGACCATCCTGACGACCGTGCTGGAGGAGCGCGGCGGCTACCTCATCCAGGAGCTTCAGGACGTGTTCCCGGAGCAGAAGCCGATCGACCGCACGTTCATCAACACCTGGGAGGACGAGCGCGTCGTCGACGCCGTCAAGGAGACCGGCCGGAAGAAGGTGGTCATGGCCGGTCTGTGGACGGAGATCTGCCTGGCCATGCCGGCGATCCAGGCGGCGGGCGAGGGCTTCGAGGTCTTCGCCGTCACCGACGCGTCGGGCGGTGCCACGGCCGAGTCCCACGACATGGCCGTGCGGCGCATGGTCCAGGCCGGCGTGGCGCCGATCACCTGGCTGGCCGTGGCGGGCGAGTGGCAGCGCGACTGGGCCCGCGAGGAGACCATGCAGGGCATGGTCGACGTCCTGACCCAGCACGGCGGTGCCACCGGCATCGCCTTCGCCTGGGAGACGCAGATGCTGGCCAGCCGTGCCGCGAACGGCGCCTGA
- a CDS encoding GNAT family N-acetyltransferase: MAVQVGDVPQAKRYEARVDGEPGVAGVAEYIRTPELVAFVHTEVAPEHEGRGVGSALARTALDEARSANLRVLATCPFFAGWIARHPEYQDLLYRSRSRVSD, from the coding sequence GTGGCGGTCCAGGTGGGCGACGTGCCCCAGGCCAAGCGCTATGAGGCCCGCGTCGACGGAGAACCCGGGGTCGCGGGCGTCGCGGAGTACATCCGCACGCCGGAACTCGTCGCGTTCGTGCACACCGAGGTCGCGCCGGAGCACGAAGGCAGAGGAGTCGGGTCCGCGCTGGCACGCACGGCCCTCGACGAGGCGCGGTCCGCGAACCTGCGCGTGCTGGCGACCTGCCCCTTCTTCGCGGGCTGGATCGCCCGTCATCCCGAGTACCAGGACCTGCTGTACCGGTCCCGGAGCAGGGTCAGCGACTGA
- a CDS encoding CBS domain-containing protein has product MHTVSDVMTTEVFSVTGDTGYREIAEMLVTHGVSALPVTNGEGCVVGVVSDEDLLHKEEFTGGDYAPPLRARLRARLGSGGSAGDKATARNAAELMTGPAVTVSSDASVVLAARLMERHGVKQLPVVDGDGHLLGIVSRRDLLSVFVREDEDIAEETRGVIREVLPEPAATVKDGVVRLTGDVEHRSDVEKLIHRVRQIEGVVAVDSELRWHADDVVPQHVQWRAGTP; this is encoded by the coding sequence ATGCACACTGTGAGCGACGTCATGACGACCGAGGTCTTCTCCGTCACCGGGGACACCGGCTACCGCGAGATCGCCGAGATGCTGGTCACGCACGGTGTGAGCGCTCTGCCCGTGACCAACGGAGAGGGCTGTGTGGTCGGCGTGGTCTCGGATGAGGACCTGCTCCACAAGGAGGAGTTCACAGGAGGGGACTACGCTCCTCCGTTGCGCGCCCGGTTGCGCGCCCGGCTGGGTTCGGGAGGCAGCGCTGGCGACAAGGCCACGGCGAGGAACGCGGCCGAGTTGATGACCGGCCCCGCCGTCACGGTGTCCTCCGACGCGTCCGTGGTCCTCGCCGCCCGCTTGATGGAGCGGCACGGGGTCAAACAGTTGCCGGTCGTCGACGGGGACGGGCACCTGCTCGGGATCGTCAGCAGGCGGGACCTGTTGTCGGTCTTCGTACGGGAGGACGAGGACATCGCCGAGGAGACGCGGGGCGTGATCAGGGAGGTCCTGCCGGAACCCGCCGCCACGGTCAAGGACGGGGTGGTGAGGCTCACCGGGGATGTGGAGCACCGCAGCGACGTCGAGAAGCTGATCCACCGCGTTCGGCAGATCGAGGGCGTGGTGGCCGTCGACTCCGAGCTGCGCTGGCACGCCGACGACGTCGTTCCCCAGCACGTCCAGTGGCGGGCGGGGACGCCCTGA